One stretch of Streptomyces sp. NBC_00443 DNA includes these proteins:
- a CDS encoding nuclear transport factor 2 family protein: MKSPEERLDRIESQLAVQQLPIRYALAVDARDLDAWVGCFTPEVDMGRHGNGREALRAYIEPLVRGFCRSVHQICGHRVEFTGRDTATGAVYCRAEHEVGERWIVMAIRYLDDYARVDGEWYFSRRREQHWYAADVTERPQQVGFQGWEGAGEPALPAAFPSWSAFWNDGKET; the protein is encoded by the coding sequence GTGAAGTCGCCGGAGGAGCGCCTCGACCGCATCGAGTCACAGCTGGCCGTCCAGCAGCTGCCCATCCGCTACGCGCTCGCCGTGGACGCACGCGATCTCGACGCCTGGGTCGGCTGCTTCACCCCGGAGGTGGACATGGGGCGCCACGGCAACGGCCGGGAGGCGCTGCGGGCCTACATCGAGCCCCTAGTCCGGGGCTTTTGCCGCTCGGTCCACCAGATCTGCGGCCACCGGGTCGAGTTCACCGGCCGGGACACCGCGACCGGTGCCGTCTACTGCCGTGCCGAGCACGAGGTGGGGGAGCGGTGGATCGTCATGGCGATCCGGTACCTCGACGACTACGCGCGCGTGGACGGGGAGTGGTACTTCTCCCGGCGCCGTGAGCAGCACTGGTACGCAGCGGATGTGACCGAGCGCCCCCAGCAGGTGGGATTCCAGGGCTGGGAGGGAGCCGGAGAACCGGCGCTGCCCGCGGCCTTTCCCTCCTGGTCGGCCTTCTGGAACGACGGGAAGGAAACGTGA
- a CDS encoding MaoC family dehydratase — protein sequence MTPEQITTEVPPLVQGLTYEEMPVGQVFMTARRTVTETDLVNFVTWGGFTEPLFWDATHAAEGGYTGRLVPGGLTYCLAEGLVLQTNVLHGTGLAFLHMELTVRGPVYVGDTLHAVVETTGCRPASKPGRGVVTSRITVRNQRDEEVLVYCPVRLIRGRDYEAPAP from the coding sequence ATGACGCCGGAGCAGATCACCACCGAAGTCCCGCCGCTGGTCCAGGGATTGACGTACGAGGAGATGCCGGTCGGGCAGGTCTTCATGACCGCCCGCCGGACCGTCACCGAGACCGACCTGGTCAACTTCGTCACCTGGGGCGGCTTCACCGAACCGCTCTTCTGGGACGCCACGCACGCGGCGGAGGGCGGTTACACGGGCCGGCTGGTCCCGGGCGGCCTGACGTACTGCCTCGCAGAGGGGCTCGTCCTCCAGACGAACGTGCTGCACGGCACGGGTCTCGCCTTCCTGCACATGGAGCTGACCGTGCGGGGGCCGGTGTATGTCGGGGACACGCTGCACGCGGTCGTGGAGACGACGGGCTGCCGCCCCGCCAGCAAGCCCGGCCGGGGCGTGGTGACCAGCCGGATCACCGTACGCAATCAGCGGGACGAGGAGGTCCTGGTCTACTGCCCGGTACGGCTGATCCGTGGCCGGGACTACGAGGCGCCGGCGCCCTGA
- a CDS encoding SDR family NAD(P)-dependent oxidoreductase: MARLSGKVALVTGGGQGVGRGIALALAAQGSAVVISGRTESRLKDTAGEITERGGKAHTVVGDVGERVDVDHMVAETVREFGRLDVLVNNAQSSVQRPLEQTSYDDVELSYRSGPLATLHAMQSALPHLKSSRGSIVNLGSSAAVQGEANFAAYAMAKEAVRGLSRVAAREWGVYGIRVNVICPAALSPAAEAYFTAHPEKAERVLAGIPLGRMGDPEGDIGRAVAALVSDDMAYLTGATLMLEGVGR; the protein is encoded by the coding sequence ATGGCACGGTTGTCGGGGAAGGTGGCGCTGGTCACCGGCGGTGGACAGGGCGTGGGCCGGGGCATCGCCCTCGCACTCGCGGCGCAGGGCTCGGCGGTGGTGATCAGCGGCCGCACCGAGAGCAGGCTCAAGGACACCGCCGGCGAGATCACCGAACGCGGGGGAAAAGCCCACACCGTGGTCGGGGACGTCGGCGAACGGGTCGACGTGGACCACATGGTGGCCGAGACCGTACGCGAGTTCGGCCGGCTGGACGTGCTGGTCAACAACGCGCAGAGCTCGGTGCAGCGGCCGTTGGAGCAGACGTCGTACGACGATGTCGAACTCAGCTACCGCAGCGGCCCGTTGGCGACCCTCCACGCCATGCAGTCGGCCCTGCCTCACCTGAAGTCCAGCCGCGGCAGCATCGTCAACCTCGGTTCCTCGGCAGCCGTACAGGGAGAGGCGAACTTCGCGGCCTACGCCATGGCCAAGGAGGCCGTCCGAGGCCTCTCCCGGGTCGCCGCGCGGGAGTGGGGCGTATACGGGATCCGCGTGAACGTCATCTGCCCGGCCGCCCTGAGCCCCGCCGCGGAGGCGTACTTCACCGCCCATCCGGAAAAGGCCGAGCGGGTGCTCGCCGGTATTCCGCTGGGGAGGATGGGTGACCCCGAGGGGGACATCGGGCGGGCGGTGGCCGCGCTGGTGAGTGACGACATGGCTTATCTGACGGGGGCGACGTTGATGCTGGAGGGGGTCGGACGTTGA
- a CDS encoding family 1 glycosylhydrolase: MSDGFLHESLRGADWGVATADTIAAAPPPSPERGGHFRQWTDDIRQLLGVTADTHRMVAGWPQLQPDGPGSWDREALDRCERALDALLADGRRPALTLFDRTLPPWLDDAGGWLARDTAEHFAAFAADLGRRFGDRVERWITSTDLAGPTLADHVAGMYSPGRGAGRAGLPAVHHILLANGLATQSLGAAGVTGRIGTTVTLVGGYAATDDPYDRLALERLESWTNRIFLDPLLLGEHMVTEEDVAPVAATGCVRPGDQEVIATAQDLLGLSWHTPFRVTAPENLPRVLPTRKCRSALNEVNRLLMGLGFAIVPFDDVETTAYGWPIIPEGLADAVAGLYELYGDRLPSLSVVDNGMGDLDLVDETGHRDDARRRALLRARLSWLARLITAGVDVCGYEYWSVLDNLEAKFRYTRLYAMAVPDHEPAPRPPMPSDWVHGGAFAAAPAAGPATGLTLVPRSETQGAGAS, translated from the coding sequence ATGAGCGATGGTTTCCTGCACGAATCCCTTCGCGGCGCCGACTGGGGGGTCGCCACCGCGGACACCATCGCGGCCGCACCGCCGCCCTCGCCGGAGCGCGGCGGACACTTCCGGCAGTGGACCGACGACATCCGGCAGCTGCTCGGCGTCACCGCGGACACGCATCGCATGGTCGCCGGATGGCCGCAGCTCCAGCCCGACGGCCCCGGCAGCTGGGACCGGGAGGCGCTGGACCGCTGCGAGCGCGCCCTCGACGCCCTGCTCGCGGACGGGAGGCGGCCCGCCCTCACCCTGTTCGACCGCACGCTGCCGCCGTGGCTGGACGACGCAGGCGGCTGGCTGGCCCGCGACACCGCCGAGCACTTCGCCGCGTTCGCCGCGGATCTGGGCCGCCGGTTCGGCGACCGGGTGGAACGCTGGATCACCTCCACCGACCTGGCCGGCCCCACGCTCGCGGACCACGTGGCCGGAATGTACTCACCGGGCCGGGGCGCGGGCCGCGCCGGGCTGCCCGCCGTGCACCACATCCTGCTCGCCAACGGGCTCGCCACCCAGTCTCTCGGAGCCGCCGGCGTCACCGGCCGGATCGGCACGACGGTCACCCTCGTCGGCGGCTACGCGGCCACCGACGACCCCTACGACCGGCTCGCCCTGGAGCGCCTGGAGAGCTGGACCAACCGCATCTTCCTCGACCCCCTGCTGCTCGGCGAGCACATGGTGACCGAGGAGGACGTCGCCCCCGTGGCGGCCACCGGCTGCGTACGCCCCGGCGACCAGGAGGTCATCGCCACCGCCCAGGACCTGCTGGGCCTGTCCTGGCACACCCCGTTCCGGGTCACCGCACCGGAGAACCTGCCCCGCGTACTGCCGACCAGGAAGTGCCGGAGCGCCCTCAACGAGGTCAACCGCCTGCTCATGGGCCTCGGCTTCGCGATCGTCCCCTTCGACGACGTGGAGACGACCGCCTACGGCTGGCCCATCATCCCCGAGGGGCTCGCCGACGCCGTCGCCGGCCTGTACGAGCTGTACGGCGACCGGCTGCCTTCACTGTCCGTCGTCGACAACGGCATGGGCGACCTGGACCTGGTCGACGAAACGGGGCACCGGGACGACGCCCGGCGCCGTGCCCTGCTTCGGGCCCGGCTCTCCTGGCTGGCGCGGCTCATCACCGCCGGCGTCGACGTGTGCGGCTACGAGTACTGGTCGGTGCTCGACAACCTGGAGGCAAAGTTCCGCTACACCCGCCTGTACGCGATGGCCGTCCCGGACCACGAGCCCGCGCCGCGGCCCCCGATGCCGTCCGACTGGGTGCACGGGGGAGCGTTCGCCGCCGCACCCGCCGCCGGTCCGGCGACCGGACTGACCCTCGTACCCCGGAGTGAGACTCAGGGCGCCGGCGCCTCGTAG
- a CDS encoding GMC family oxidoreductase: MSTFDYIVVGAGSAGCVLANRLSEDPGTSVLLIEAGGRDATPLVRMPKGFGKLLGDPRFAWHYPVEPVGPTGRVEHWVRGRTLGGSSSVNGMVYNRGDRADYDELERLGNPGWGWDTMLRVFRRIEDNALGAGEVRGAGGPLHISTAPRPEPLCEEAIAAGTGLGWRRTDDLNASDAERIGYAMATIKNGQRFSAARAFLHPVAHRPNLTVSVNTLVTRVLTQKGRAVGVHTRSAGREADFRARREVILSAGSIATPKILQLSGVGPAETLKAAGVDVLVDSPHVGGRMREHRCFVVQYRLKDDLGYNKALSTPLRQALSGATYLATRRGPLAAPAFDVIAFFKTRPELARPDAQLLIAPVSLLPEVPGKETGVEREPGVMGLGYILRPTAEGRLHITSADPEAPLTIAPNYYGSVHDRAVGAALFRRMRELFGTEPIAGRITAETLPGLAVREDQEIIDAGLEHGRCGYHAVGTCAMGPAEDDVVDAHLRVRGVDGLRVVDCSVLPTMLSGNLNGPIMAMAWRAADLVLGSD, from the coding sequence ATGTCGACGTTCGACTACATCGTGGTGGGCGCCGGTTCGGCCGGATGCGTGCTGGCCAACCGGCTCTCCGAGGACCCCGGGACGTCCGTGCTCTTGATCGAGGCGGGCGGCCGGGACGCCACTCCGCTGGTCAGGATGCCCAAGGGGTTCGGCAAACTGCTGGGCGATCCGCGGTTCGCCTGGCACTACCCGGTCGAACCGGTCGGCCCGACCGGACGGGTCGAGCACTGGGTCCGGGGCCGCACACTGGGCGGGTCGAGCTCGGTCAACGGCATGGTCTACAACCGCGGCGACCGGGCCGACTACGACGAACTGGAGCGGCTCGGCAATCCCGGCTGGGGCTGGGACACGATGCTCCGCGTCTTCCGGCGGATCGAGGACAACGCGCTCGGCGCCGGCGAAGTCCGGGGAGCGGGCGGGCCGTTGCACATCTCGACCGCACCCCGGCCGGAGCCACTGTGCGAAGAAGCCATCGCCGCCGGAACCGGACTCGGCTGGCGCCGCACCGACGACCTCAACGCGAGCGATGCCGAACGCATCGGCTATGCCATGGCCACCATCAAGAACGGACAGCGGTTCAGCGCCGCCCGTGCCTTCCTGCACCCCGTCGCCCACCGGCCCAACCTCACCGTGTCGGTGAACACCCTCGTGACGAGGGTCCTGACGCAAAAGGGCCGGGCCGTGGGCGTGCACACCCGCAGTGCGGGCCGCGAGGCGGACTTCCGGGCCCGGCGCGAGGTGATCCTCTCCGCCGGCAGCATCGCCACACCCAAGATCCTCCAGCTCTCGGGCGTCGGCCCCGCCGAGACGTTGAAGGCGGCGGGCGTCGATGTGCTGGTCGACAGCCCCCATGTCGGTGGCCGGATGCGCGAGCACCGCTGTTTCGTCGTCCAGTACCGGCTGAAGGACGACCTCGGCTACAACAAGGCACTGAGCACCCCGCTGCGACAGGCCCTGTCGGGAGCCACATACCTGGCGACCCGCCGGGGACCGCTGGCCGCGCCCGCCTTCGACGTCATCGCCTTCTTCAAGACCCGCCCCGAACTCGCCCGCCCCGACGCGCAGTTGCTCATCGCGCCGGTGTCCCTGCTGCCGGAGGTCCCCGGGAAGGAGACCGGCGTGGAGCGCGAGCCCGGCGTGATGGGCCTCGGCTACATCCTGCGCCCCACCGCCGAGGGGAGGCTGCACATCACGTCCGCCGACCCCGAAGCCCCCCTCACCATCGCGCCGAACTACTACGGTTCCGTCCACGACCGCGCGGTCGGGGCCGCTCTCTTCCGGCGGATGCGAGAACTCTTCGGGACCGAGCCGATCGCCGGCCGTATCACGGCCGAGACCCTGCCGGGCCTTGCCGTGCGGGAGGACCAGGAGATCATCGACGCCGGCCTGGAGCACGGGCGCTGCGGCTACCACGCGGTCGGCACCTGCGCGATGGGCCCGGCCGAGGACGACGTGGTCGACGCCCACCTCCGCGTGCGCGGAGTCGACGGTCTGCGGGTCGTCGACTGCTCGGTCCTGCCGACCATGCTGTCAGGCAACCTCAACGGACCGATCATGGCCATGGCCTGGCGGGCGGCCGACCTCGTCCTCGGGTCGGACTGA
- a CDS encoding enoyl-CoA hydratase/isomerase family protein, which produces MAITTTMAVLTAVEMTDLETTDLVVTALGPVRLVELNRPEQLNAMSEELHTGLTSVWDEIAADPDARVIVLTGRGRAFSAGGNFDIMTRVQRDAAFRDQNVDEARRIITGLVRCPLPVIAAVNGPAVGLGCSLALLSDLVLIADDTYVADPHVQVGLVAGDGGAYVLPLLVGPTRAKELLFLGDRVRAEDAVRLGIANRAVPRDKLMDEAMDLAGRLAALPVQALRETKRAVNRHLEQALDTVMEPALLAERDTMHSPDHIAAVERIIASRGRR; this is translated from the coding sequence ATGGCCATCACGACAACGATGGCGGTATTGACGGCGGTGGAGATGACGGATCTGGAGACGACGGATCTGGTGGTGACGGCCCTCGGACCGGTCCGGCTGGTCGAGTTGAACCGGCCGGAGCAGCTGAACGCGATGAGCGAGGAGCTGCACACCGGTCTCACGTCGGTGTGGGACGAGATCGCCGCCGACCCGGACGCACGGGTGATCGTGCTCACCGGGCGAGGGCGGGCGTTCAGCGCCGGCGGCAACTTCGACATCATGACCCGCGTCCAGCGCGACGCTGCCTTCCGGGACCAGAACGTCGACGAGGCCCGGCGAATCATCACCGGCCTGGTCCGCTGCCCGCTCCCTGTGATCGCGGCGGTCAACGGCCCCGCCGTCGGACTCGGTTGCAGCCTGGCCCTGCTGAGCGATCTCGTACTGATCGCCGACGACACCTACGTCGCCGACCCGCACGTCCAGGTCGGACTCGTCGCGGGCGACGGCGGCGCGTACGTCCTGCCGCTGCTGGTGGGTCCGACCCGGGCGAAGGAGCTGCTGTTCCTGGGCGACCGGGTGCGCGCCGAGGACGCGGTCCGGCTGGGCATCGCCAATCGCGCCGTCCCCAGGGACAAACTCATGGACGAGGCCATGGACCTGGCCGGGCGGCTGGCCGCGCTGCCCGTGCAGGCGCTGCGCGAGACCAAGCGCGCGGTCAACCGGCACCTGGAGCAGGCCCTCGACACCGTGATGGAACCGGCCCTGCTCGCCGAGCGGGACACCATGCACTCACCGGATCACATCGCCGCGGTCGAGCGGATCATCGCGTCGCGCGGCCGGCGCTGA
- a CDS encoding crotonase/enoyl-CoA hydratase family protein, producing MAEQEYETVRAEVADRILTVTLNRPEKLNAFNPRMMQDLLDVLDVADEDDEIRVIVVTGAGRGFCAGADVSSGGSSFDHRKAGARHRDTGGRVALRVFSSTKPVIAAINGPAAGVGASMTLPMDIRLASTSAKFGFVFARRGIVPESAASWFLPRAVGMQQAMEWVATGRVFGPDEALAAGLVRSVHPPEELLPAAYGLAREIAENTSAISVALARQMMWRMLGEPHPMAAHRLDSRIMSQIGGGPDPVEGVESFLAKRPPEFPGGVSKDMPPVYPWWQEEEFRPFGEQASDSRES from the coding sequence ATGGCGGAGCAGGAGTACGAGACCGTGCGGGCCGAGGTGGCGGACCGGATCCTCACCGTCACCCTCAACCGGCCCGAGAAGCTCAACGCCTTCAACCCGCGGATGATGCAGGACCTGCTGGACGTCCTGGACGTGGCCGACGAGGACGACGAGATACGCGTGATCGTGGTGACCGGAGCCGGCCGCGGTTTCTGCGCGGGCGCCGACGTCAGCTCAGGCGGCTCGTCCTTCGACCATCGCAAGGCGGGTGCCCGGCACCGGGACACCGGCGGCAGGGTCGCGCTGCGGGTCTTCTCCAGCACCAAGCCGGTCATCGCGGCGATCAACGGCCCGGCGGCGGGCGTCGGGGCCAGCATGACCCTGCCCATGGACATCCGGCTGGCGTCGACCTCGGCCAAGTTCGGCTTCGTCTTCGCGCGCCGCGGCATCGTGCCGGAGTCGGCGGCGAGCTGGTTCCTGCCGCGGGCGGTCGGCATGCAGCAGGCGATGGAATGGGTGGCGACGGGCCGTGTCTTCGGTCCGGACGAGGCCCTGGCCGCCGGGCTGGTCCGCTCTGTCCACCCACCGGAGGAACTGCTGCCGGCGGCGTACGGACTCGCCCGGGAGATCGCCGAGAACACCTCGGCGATCTCGGTGGCCCTGGCCCGCCAGATGATGTGGCGGATGCTCGGCGAGCCCCACCCCATGGCGGCGCACCGGCTCGACTCGCGGATCATGAGCCAGATCGGCGGCGGCCCGGACCCCGTCGAGGGCGTCGAGTCCTTCCTCGCCAAGCGGCCACCCGAGTTTCCCGGCGGGGTGAGCAAGGACATGCCACCCGTCTACCCTTGGTGGCAGGAGGAGGAATTCCGCCCGTTCGGGGAGCAGGCATCCGATAGCCGGGAGTCGTGA
- a CDS encoding acyl-CoA dehydrogenase family protein → MDLTFSQEQDELRKVVRSFLAKYSDEQAVRRLAADPEGHDVFIWRRMSGELGLQGLAVPEEYGGSGFGYVELGIVFEEAGRALLCGPYFATVALAAEALLRCDDESARHDLLPGIASGETVATLALTEDGGRWDEPGIRLTASGDTTTGWRLTGTKTYVPDGHLADLLLVAARTPVGISLFAVDAADARGLTRIPLPTLDQTRKQARLEFTDTPARLLGTEGTAWPALERTLATASVLLAAEQVGGAAAALDAAVDYARIRVQYGRPIGSFQGIKHKCADMLTEIESARSAAYGGLWALDAGDDMEIAAAAPLAQAFCSEAFTRVAGDNIQVHGGIGFTWEHPAHLYFKRAKSSEALLGSPSYHRELLAARLGI, encoded by the coding sequence ATGGATCTCACCTTCAGCCAGGAACAGGACGAACTGCGCAAGGTCGTACGGTCGTTCCTGGCCAAGTACTCCGACGAGCAGGCCGTACGCCGCCTGGCCGCCGACCCGGAGGGCCACGACGTCTTCATATGGCGGCGGATGTCCGGCGAACTCGGCCTGCAGGGGCTCGCCGTACCGGAGGAGTACGGAGGCTCCGGCTTCGGCTACGTCGAGCTCGGCATCGTCTTCGAGGAGGCGGGCCGCGCGCTGCTGTGCGGGCCGTACTTCGCCACCGTCGCCCTGGCCGCCGAAGCCCTTCTGCGCTGCGACGACGAGTCGGCCCGGCACGACCTCCTGCCCGGCATCGCGTCCGGGGAGACCGTGGCCACGCTGGCGCTCACCGAGGACGGCGGCCGCTGGGACGAGCCCGGCATCCGGCTCACCGCAAGCGGCGACACGACCACCGGATGGCGTTTGACCGGCACGAAGACCTACGTCCCCGACGGCCACCTCGCCGACCTGCTCCTGGTCGCAGCCCGCACCCCTGTCGGCATCAGCCTCTTCGCGGTCGACGCCGCCGACGCGCGGGGCCTCACCCGCATCCCACTCCCCACTCTCGACCAGACCCGCAAACAGGCCCGGCTGGAGTTCACGGACACCCCTGCCCGTCTGCTCGGCACGGAGGGCACGGCGTGGCCCGCCCTGGAACGCACCCTCGCCACCGCCTCCGTCCTGCTCGCCGCCGAACAGGTCGGGGGAGCGGCCGCGGCCCTGGACGCCGCCGTGGACTACGCCAGGATCCGGGTGCAGTACGGGCGGCCCATCGGCTCGTTCCAGGGGATCAAGCACAAGTGCGCCGACATGCTGACGGAGATCGAGTCGGCCCGCTCGGCCGCGTACGGCGGACTGTGGGCGCTGGATGCCGGGGACGACATGGAGATCGCCGCCGCGGCGCCCCTGGCGCAGGCCTTCTGCTCGGAGGCGTTCACCAGGGTCGCCGGCGACAACATCCAGGTCCACGGCGGGATCGGCTTCACCTGGGAGCACCCCGCGCACCTGTACTTCAAGCGGGCCAAGAGCTCAGAGGCGCTGCTCGGCAGCCCGTCGTACCACCGGGAACTGCTGGCCGCCAGGCTCGGCATCTGA
- a CDS encoding enoyl-CoA hydratase/isomerase family protein, with product MTDLYAPFTSLTFERPAPGVLRVVLDAPNLTAVDPRMHGELAEIWPVIDRDEQTRVVLVQGAGRAFSAGGTFDSIEAMTGDYAVRARVMREARDMVYGVINCSKPVVSAIHGPAVGAGLVIGMLADISVAARTAKIVDGHTRLGVAAGDHAAICWPLLCGMAKAKYYLLTCEALTGEEAERIGLVSKCVADEDVHAEALRVATVLATGPASALSWTKRSLNHWYRTAQPIFEASLGLEFFGFGGHEVVEGLAAHRDKRAPDFEGVGSKHPLDL from the coding sequence GTGACCGATCTCTACGCCCCGTTCACGAGCCTGACCTTCGAGCGGCCCGCGCCCGGCGTGCTCCGCGTCGTGCTGGACGCCCCGAACCTCACCGCCGTGGATCCACGGATGCACGGGGAACTGGCCGAGATCTGGCCGGTGATCGACCGGGACGAGCAGACCCGGGTGGTGCTGGTCCAGGGGGCCGGCAGGGCGTTCTCGGCGGGCGGGACCTTCGACTCCATCGAGGCCATGACCGGAGACTACGCGGTGCGTGCCCGGGTGATGCGCGAGGCGCGGGACATGGTCTACGGGGTAATCAACTGCTCCAAGCCGGTGGTCTCCGCGATCCACGGGCCGGCGGTCGGTGCGGGGCTGGTCATCGGCATGCTGGCGGACATCTCCGTCGCCGCCCGCACGGCGAAGATCGTCGACGGACACACGCGGCTCGGTGTCGCGGCGGGGGATCACGCGGCCATCTGCTGGCCGCTGCTGTGCGGCATGGCCAAGGCCAAGTACTACCTCCTGACCTGCGAGGCGCTCACCGGCGAGGAGGCCGAGCGGATCGGCCTGGTGTCGAAGTGCGTGGCCGACGAGGACGTGCACGCGGAGGCCCTGCGCGTTGCGACCGTCCTGGCCACCGGGCCGGCCAGCGCCCTCAGCTGGACCAAGCGGTCCCTCAACCACTGGTACCGCACCGCGCAGCCGATCTTCGAGGCCTCGCTCGGGCTGGAGTTCTTCGGGTTCGGCGGACACGAGGTCGTCGAGGGGCTGGCCGCCCACCGGGACAAGCGTGCCCCGGACTTCGAGGGCGTGGGCAGCAAGCACCCGCTCGATCTCTGA
- a CDS encoding acyl-CoA dehydrogenase family protein: MELDFGPAVRDFRDEVRDWLAAHLVGEFAEHRGVGGPTDGAAWEVRLAWDRELSAGNWLGVGWPREFGGRGLGLVEEIAFEYEYARANAPYRATVNALDLLGPMLLKMGSEEQKKRFLPPILAIEELWGQGFSEPGAGSDLASVRTRAEREGDEWVVNGQKVWTSFGIHADWLYVLTRTDPDSVRHQGLTLLLLPTDQPGVEIRPIRNLAGQDEFAEVFLSDARTGADMVVGEAGQGWRTAMATLGIERGTTLLPQQLTFEREAEALIDLARDRGALDDPMLRRRIVDAWISVRIMRTTNLRTIAELTAGRAPGAQATTAKLYASTRHQQLGHLAMELAGPAGQIVGEDYGLDMRQRSFLLALAETIYGGSSEIQRNIIGEQVLGLPKEPRP; this comes from the coding sequence ATGGAGCTGGACTTCGGGCCCGCCGTACGTGACTTCCGCGACGAGGTGCGGGACTGGCTGGCGGCTCACCTGGTGGGGGAGTTCGCCGAGCACAGAGGCGTGGGCGGTCCCACCGACGGCGCGGCCTGGGAGGTCCGCCTGGCCTGGGACCGCGAGTTGTCCGCCGGGAACTGGCTGGGTGTGGGCTGGCCGCGCGAGTTCGGCGGACGCGGGCTGGGGCTGGTGGAGGAGATCGCCTTCGAGTACGAGTACGCCCGCGCGAACGCGCCCTACCGGGCCACCGTCAACGCCCTGGACCTGCTCGGTCCGATGCTGCTCAAGATGGGCAGCGAGGAGCAGAAGAAGCGCTTCCTGCCGCCGATCCTCGCCATCGAGGAACTGTGGGGTCAGGGTTTCAGCGAACCGGGCGCCGGCTCCGACCTGGCGTCGGTCCGCACCAGGGCCGAACGCGAGGGCGACGAGTGGGTGGTCAACGGGCAGAAGGTGTGGACGTCCTTCGGTATCCACGCCGACTGGCTCTACGTCCTCACCCGCACCGACCCGGACTCGGTCCGGCACCAGGGCCTGACCCTGCTGCTCCTGCCCACCGACCAGCCGGGCGTGGAGATCCGCCCCATCCGCAACCTCGCCGGCCAGGACGAGTTCGCCGAGGTGTTCCTCTCCGACGCCCGGACCGGCGCGGACATGGTCGTCGGCGAGGCCGGCCAGGGCTGGCGTACCGCGATGGCCACGCTCGGCATCGAACGCGGCACCACGCTCCTGCCCCAGCAGCTGACCTTCGAGCGGGAGGCCGAGGCGCTGATCGACCTCGCCCGGGACCGGGGCGCCCTCGACGACCCGATGCTGCGCCGCCGGATCGTCGATGCCTGGATCTCCGTACGCATCATGCGCACCACCAACCTCCGCACCATCGCCGAACTGACCGCGGGCCGCGCCCCGGGAGCCCAGGCCACCACGGCCAAGCTGTACGCCTCGACGCGGCACCAGCAACTCGGCCATCTGGCCATGGAGTTGGCGGGCCCCGCCGGGCAGATCGTCGGCGAGGACTACGGCCTGGACATGCGGCAGCGCTCCTTCCTGCTCGCCCTCGCGGAGACGATCTACGGCGGATCGAGCGAGATCCAGCGCAACATCATCGGTGAGCAGGTGCTCGGTCTTCCGAAGGAGCCCCGGCCGTGA